The Helianthus annuus cultivar XRQ/B chromosome 11, HanXRQr2.0-SUNRISE, whole genome shotgun sequence region CCAATATCTAACCCATTTCCTAAAGTAAAAAAGGAAGAAAAATCATCAGGTCAGTGACGCCGACTCTCCTCGCTTTGAAGCTCACAAATGGCTGCAGTACGAGAATTACAGAAAGATTTGGAGGCAAAAGCCAATGATCTCAGCAAAATCCAAAAGGGCAAGtcaccatcttcatcttcatcttcttgcaTTATTTTTTCAGATCCTAACTAACACTATGATTGATTTGTTACTACAGACATATCCAAAAACCATCAAGTCAGAAAGAAGTACACCATTCAACTCGGTGAAAACGAGCTCGTTCTTAAGGTCTTTTCATCTGCCATTACTCTTTAGTCTTTACATAAACGGGTCATTGATGTTTTGAAGATATTTTATGCCAATTTTTAGGTTTACAAAATGGTACCAATAGCTTTAGGTTCATTCCTAATTTGGTTTCAAAATCTTGGGTAATTTTTAATGTGAAAAGAAAGCTGTATTTTTTGATCCAAGCTACACGTCGTTCACTAGCTTGTAGAGGTGTATTATACTAGTTGTGTATTTAAGTCAGTGTAATCCCTGCTTGCGGtgtgcgcatataatgtatatatgtgtggaccCCTCAGGGGCAAAGTGAAAGTgcttttactaatttcgtgaaaataacgttaaaagaggcgGAGGATTAATCATGCAttatgtggtggcgttgatagccgaaagacaagggggtacatgcacaaATCGGcctttgtctcaattgctgagtgttatgtgccttatgtccaaggcttgatgcaaagcTACTATCGAGCCGGAGGTCTCACTGGAAGTAGCCTCTCTGttcctatggggtagaggtaaggctgtctacatcttaccctcctcagaccctaccttagctttgctattggtgggatttactgagtatgatgatgatggtaTCATAGTCTAGAAGGTGTACATGGGTAACATCAAACTCTAGGTAGTCAAAGGCTCAAGGCCCAAAGGGTGGGCTTGTCGCCTAGGCGCAAGACGCTTAAAAAGCACACACCCGATACAAGCAAGGAGCGCATCTATTCAAGGACATTTTTAGCTGTTTCAGAACAGTTCCGGCAGGTTTCATACCAGTTCAGGCGTGCCTGTGCGCCTTGCTGCCCTCGAGGCGGTTTGTCCTTGCCTCGCCTCGCCTAGGCACGACTCACGAGTCTTGACTATGAAGATTAAACTCTATATATAAAGCCTTTTTGTAACTCTATTATAAACACAATCAATATACATTTATTTACCCTTTTGGTTTATCTAGCTGAATGATTTTTATGACGTGTCAGAAGTTGGTGATTTTTATAGTTTTGTCACTTTGTGTTTCTagattggattttttttttttatcaaagttGAGTGGTTCTGGTAATATATGTTATGGTCGGAGTGACCAAAGAGCGACCGCAAATTGATATTCCTTTATAGTTACTTGTATATAGTTTTAATTGTTCTCTTATCTTGTTGTGTTTGTAAAGGAGTTGGATTTGTTGAACGATGATGCAAATGTCTACAAATTGATAGGACCAGTGCTGGTAAAGCAAGATCTTGCGGAAGCAAATGCAAATGTTCGGAAGAGAATTGAATATATTTCAGCTGAATTGTACGTCTGCTTTATGTTAAATATCATCCCAAGCTTACAACTGCCTGTTTTTTAGAACTaatgattattttttttttaatttaaaaaggttCTAGTTTGCTTGATGTGCATGTCTCCTTTTGAGATTCTATAAATAATCGTttttagggctgcaaacgaaccgaacaaacacgaacaagaccttgttcgtgttcgtttgttaacaGATAtttgtgttcacgaacggttcatgaacacttaccgaacgagattttatgttcgtgttcgtttgttaaggaaacgaacttgttcatgttcgtttgtttttgtttgttaatattaggcaacgaacgttgatgaacaaaaatgagcacaaactaatgttcatgaacacaaatggaaacaaacgaataCAAACAACCgttaaaaaacaaaatatataaaacactaacacttattaaatatgttatttgttggaattttgaaatatataaataaaacataaaaactaaaaacactaatgaactatcgaacacaaacgaacgcgttactgaacgttcacgaacataaatgaatgaacgtggcatctgttcatgtttgttcatttagttaaatgaacgaaatttcttgttcgtgttcgtttgtttaataaacgaacgaacacaaacgaacttcccaccgaacagttcaaacgaacgaacacaaacgaacttcccactgaacagttcacgaactggtcgccgaacgtttggttcgtttgcagccctaatcgTTTTCATTGCATTGCATTGAAGGAAGTAACCGATCATACAATTAAAAGCTGTTTCGGAGTTCTATGGCCTTCTTTTTGGTTAATTAATCTAACGGTCTATCTGATTTTCATCAACAGGAAGCGACTTGATTCAACTCTTCAGGATTTGGAGGAAAAGCAAAATAGCAAGAAAGAGGCGGTCAGTTACTCTTTCTCTGTTCATGTTGTAATAATATATTGTAGGTGAAGATTTTTATTCATTTGTTATGATAGTGTTGGTCTCGTTTATATAACTAATTAACTATGGAGTCTAGGCTTGACTTATACCTACTAACTACTAAGAACCTTGTGAGTGGGGTTTAATGTTTATTCTATGAACCGGTCTGTGTTCCATTGAATTGCAACATGAGTTGAATAGGCAAGGGTTCTTTGTAGGCAGTTTCTCTGCACCGCTTACTTTGGATAGTTGTCTTGCGAATTTTGTCTAAACCAGTCTCGTTTCCTCGAAGTTTTTCATGGTTATTGGCCATATCGTATTGTGGTTTGAAAATAATATTcctgaacttggttttaaaaaggcaCGGGGCAGTTCAAGGCGCTTAGGGTCTTAGAAGCCGAGGTGCGAGCGAAAGCACTAGCCCCACGCATCTGTATTGCCCAGTATTAATAAAATACTTATAAGTTAATTCTGGATAAGATTTAATGCTTGTTAATCAACAGTCAACACCTAAAAATAAGATAATAAGTGAAATACAGAATTTAATAACAAAATTGTGTGTATATCTTGAAGAAAATAGATGCCTCTTTTTACCATTTCAACTAGAGAAATTTAAGACAAAGTCTGTATGTACTCAACCTGCTTCCTTTGTTGTCCGAGCTGTAAATATGATTTAGGAGGTTTTATGCGTAATAAATACACTTTTGACTTTCAACTCATGTAACCCAGTTGAATTGTCTCCTTCatgctattttttttttattttacccGTTTAAATAAAACATATCCCAAATCTTCCCGTTTATAaatgaatgggtcaaaattgtCTATGCTCAGATATTCATTGTTTCATAAGTTAGCTAACACCTTGTCTACCCGCTgcggtgtgcacatataatgtatatatgtgtgggccctcgggggggcaaaagtgaaattgcactaattttaacattATTTCACTAATATcgtgaaaataacattaaaagcggcgggtggttaatcatgcatcatgtggtagcgttgatagccgaaagacaaaagggtacatgcactaattgaCCTTTGTCtcgattgttgagtgttatgtgccatatgtccaaggcttgatatcgagccgggggtctcactggaagcagcctctctattcctagtGGGTAGAGTTAAGGCTGCCTACATCTTACCTCCTCAAACCCTAcattagctttgctattggtgggatttactgagtatgatgatgatcaTTAGAATTGCAGTGCAGAATTTTTAAAATAGCTGCATATTGTGCTTTTAACTTTATTAGTTTATTTAACGACATATAAGATAAGTTGCATATTTACCATTATGGCCTCATGATTCTTAAATCCAGATTTCATGCATTTTaacatttatttttgttttctgaaCGGCGTATTTTGGCATTTATGATATATGGCGATAAGCATCTAAATATCAATCTTTCATCTTCCAGATGTTCAAGTTACAACAAAGGATTCAATCTCTTCAGGCTGGAAAAGATAAGGCTTGATTTGCAGTATGAGAAGTCTGCATTTGAGTGCAGTTGTTTTTGCTCTTTTTTTGAATTGTTCCATCTTTGTTATCATGGCAAATTCGGGTTAAATATATGTAGAATCTTGATTTAAGGTACAACTTTGTTTTAGAGGTGGCGATTTCATTATTCGTATCTTGAAAACGGATTGATTTGGGCTGTGTTTTCTCTGTTGTGGTTAAAAGTTGAAACTAACTTGAAACATTGCTAGAAACTAAACGTCAAGCAGATTGTCCTAAGTGTTTTCAAAAATTAAATTTATTGTCAgcgtaatatattttttttataacttaTTAGCTATTTATAAGCTTTTAAGGAATGACAGAACATGTTTACATTTCAGTCCAGGCTGCTAAAAGTGGGTAAATTTAGATTATTATCCCAACCCAACTGGTACACTAAATACCTAATCCGTTAGACCCGCCGATATATCATGCAACTGCTTTAACTATCTCATCTTTTCGCCAAACAAGTATATCTCAAATGTTCTTGTGTTTATTGACGGGACAATTTCATGTACCACCCCGTAAGGCTGGGTGCAGTGGGTATCGCCATTTCACCATATAGGGGCGTTATCAGGACATGAAAGGGTAAGGCGTGAGTGTGGCAAGCCAACAGACGTCAGACTTGTACGTGTGGATATACGTGTGGAATTAATTTAAAAGTCAATTAAATAATTCCATGTGGACTTGGGCGTGAATCCGCTACACCCAACCTAAAATTGCAAAATATTATATTTGCCCAAAATACATTATTTCAGCCAATGTTCCTTGGTGATTCTTAATTTAAAGTTGTCTCATAGTCCTTACATTAGGTAATAATGATGTATTTGCATAAAGATTTACAATCAAAATTTATGTATGAATGAAATTTCTTCAACTTTACCATACTTACAAAGTTGAAATAAGTTTAAAAAAATGGATTCCCCTCTTGTCTGTCCTTTGGCTAATTGATGTCCATATATTCACCAGTTACTCTGCACCAGTAAATTCAGTATGCACTCAAATTATATCCCCTAAAATATAAGCACAAATGCATGTGTGTGTATTTACAACATTAAACATAGACATAAAGAATATGAAAGCAACATACCTATTATATTGCAAGAATGCATCACCTATTGTTCCCGAGACTTTATTCCGTACCTTTCGCACGCAAATCtagaaaaaaaatttataaaaaaaaacgttAAGATTGAGGCACGCCTAGAAAGATTAAGGAGGTGTTTGGACTATCAGAATGGTTACAATGAGCTACATGATTTAATATTCTTTACCGATGCTGCATAGTTATATGTTATAATGCTttcataaaatattaaaattcaTCGAGTATTAAACAAGCGCTTAGTTAATGAGAGAAAAGCACAGTACCTGCACTAGGTCCAGTGCACCTGCCTCTGGATCCCGATTCCGATGAATAACAATTCCATTATCACATTTGTTTATGAAGTGTGCACTTCCACTAATGTCATATAGATTAGGAGGTTTCCCCGTCCATTGTTGCAGCTGTTGAACAGATTTTAAAAGTTAGATCAATGCCCTGCCCATGTAGGGTCGGATGGCGGGTCAGCTGGTCAGATTCGGTTATTTTTGCATGTGTCAAAGCTCAAAATGGGTCGGGTCAGGCCATCCAACAACCACTTTATCCTTTCCTTGAgttataataattatataaataatgaATTGAGTCAAAAACTATGTTATTACAATGATTTTCTAGAAATTACTCATTTGACCCTCTAGAGAAAAAGTATAACCCAAAACGACCCGTTTATCCACAAATGATGCTAACAGCTAACCTGTTTGGGGTGCGCCACAAACCAAACATGGCATGAATGGTGTTGGGCAAATCTCTTGATGCTAGTCAACATCTGACTCACATACTCTGTCTCAGTCCTGTTGCACATTTATATGATCACAAAAACTTATTattacaacaataataataaaatgtCTTAATAAAGCGATTTACGGGAAATGGTGATCTATACTCACTGGTTGGGTGGTCGCTGGTGATCGAGCTCATTGTACGGATCAATCACGAGCCCGTTCACACCATGTCTAAGAACTGCAGCTTTGGCAAGTGTGAGCACCCAATTGATACTCGGTAAGCAATCATTTTCACACCTATTTTCATCCCCTTAAACTCTTAGCATTAAAAAAAAAGTGTAAAGTACACGGACGATctctgtggtttaccaaaattttgggtTTCATCCATAGTTTTTCAAAAGTACCAAaaatggtccatgtggtttgtactttgtaacgtatttagtcctcatcttttgccaaaagtacatggatggtccctgtggtttgcactttgtaacgcatttagtcccccaACGTTTAGTAACCAAATGCGCTACAAAGTACataccacagggaccatctatatacttttggcaaaagttggggactaaatgcgttacaaaatgcaaaccacagggaccatcctgGTACTTTAAAAAAAGCCAGGGACGAATTCCAAAATTTCGGTTAATCACAAGGACAATCTGTGTACTTTACTAAAAAAACACTATTAGTGAAACTCACCGTATGAGATGAAATGTATCACTTAACCATTTCTTTCCTACCTCCAATTCCTCCTCGCTCATTCTTTCGACAGATTGTCCATACCTAGAATGAAAAATTAGCAATATATTAGGTATTTTTTGGTCACCTAAAAGACATTTTGAGGTTACAATATTGATATAAATGTTAATAAATTAGGAGGAAATGAAGACTAATTTGATCATCGAACAGTGGAAACCGGAAACCGGGCTAACCTCACATTAAAAAATGGCTTTTTCATGCGCTTTTCAAGGAGTTTTCTGGCATGCTCTCTAACCTAAATGTATAGAAACATAGAACCACCAACCATAAGTAATGTATATGGCAACTtttatagttattattattattattattattatttttatgcATGCTTCGAATTTGCATGGTCATATTAGAAAGCAAAAATGAAATACTGATAATGAAAAGTAGTGCTTGAAATTGATAGAGCAAGCGTACCTTGTTCTCCATAGAGCAGAGTGCAAATTTCCAACCATTACTTTGATTAAGATTACATAACAATGCATCAATCCACTCGCTCTTTCCTGAATTCGGGACTCCGGTGACTACAGTCAACTCTCCTGGCACAACCTGAGTACACGAAACATCACAGTCATCATTACAAGATAGCATGTTATGTAACTAAACAAACATGCATGCCTATTTAATAGGTAGCTTGAAAGAATACAAGTCAAAAGTTACCTAAGGCGTATTTTCGATGCAGAAAATATCCCAAATCCTTTCTTTAAACTAATTGTAAGAATTGTTGACTAATATTTCATAAGAAAAGAATAAAAAATTGGATAAAAAAGTGCTCCAAATCTACCAAACCGGCCTGCTTCCCCCATAACAAAGAATTACCGGTTTTGACCCGTTACAACCCAACCGCTCATTCATAGTTGTCTATAGCGCCCGCTATAGCAGTAATAGCACGCTATGTAGCGTATAGGTCATATGTCGTTATATAGTATATAGtgacatatttatttatttttatttttttcagtttttCCTCATCTCCACTGCTCGATAACATGTATTTTAATGTTTCTCTACTTTATCGCTAAACATGAAATAGTGGGCGCTATTTCGTCActatcgctacgtagcatataggtagCTTGTTGCTATTGAGTATTGACCGCtattcgctattgacaactatgcgcTCATTATAGCAAGTTTTTATTCTTTTAGGCTTCTGAAGAATAAGTATGCATACATTATACAAATCATCCATAGCCCTCCACCCGGTTGAAACTCCAATCTCAGTACCAAGGGTTTGATGATAGTACGCATCAATTTCACTGAGGTAATTTTTGAAGCTAAATAAACCTTTGATAGGGTACAATTCAGCAGACTCAATAACGCCCCGCAATACAGCGGGGCCCATGAACATGAGAACCTCATTAGCATCTTTAAAATGCTCGTTGTCATTTTTACGTGGCCACGTGACTCGCCAGCACCTGTTTCAATCATCCCAATATTAAAACTTGAGGGGTATTAATGTAAATCGGATACTTCACTAGCACTCGAAAGTAAGGTCAACATCAAATAGTCAATAAGGTCAACCTTTCTCTTCCGAGGCGGCGTGCTAGCTCTTCCGCTAAGGCTTGACCAGGTCCGTCCCCATCGGTGGCAAGTATTATGCGAGACGCCTGTAACATAACAATaatctatgcagttaatgcggtaaaaaatcggatatcggttatcgcggtgggatatcggtaattttagtatcatgcagaatttatataatttaacactaacaattcagtatactcttcTACCATTaaaaaattaaccttttgcaaatAGGAACTGATTAAAACTTAGaacactaacaattaagacttaatgCACTAATAggagcaataagaagaaagacaaatggtagaactaagaagaaaagtactgatatcgggaaaatcagtaatatatcggtcaatatcgtcGATAATATCGGTATTTTCAGAAAAGTACTTTGTTGTCCATTTTCAGATTGTTTAAATATATGTGTTAAATAAGGTTATAAAAACTATCTTGTAAGAACAATACTCTATAATATCAAATGAAGTTATTTAGAAGGTTGTATGAACCATGTTCCCCTTTTTTACGTGTTTTTTATCCGTTTAAGATAAAACGAAACCCAAGTCAACCCGCTCATAAGCAGATGGGTTGAAATTGCCACCTATATACAAATATACCGTAAGAGCAAAACAAAAATTAGAAAGTAGTCGAACATACCTTTTCCAAATACTCCTTGCAGTTCCATAAATATTGGTATTTTATGTCCTACATCCATATAATAAAAAATTTGAGCATTGTCACAAGAAAAATATTCCAATCTATAAACAAAGGTCATGACCGACTATAACAAATGACAAATTGACCAAAGGCAGTAGCGAATCaatttattagaaaaaaaaaaaagaaacgagTTCACTCTACAGATTTATTAAAGaaaaaagagtaaagtacacggatggtccctgtggttaaccaaaatactggatttggtccctagcttttcaaaagtacacggacggtcctgtggtttgcactttgtaactcATTTAGTCCCCAAcaaacaaatctaaaggttttagcaggtccaagttaggggctaaatgtgttacaaagtgcaaaccacagggaccatccatgttaCTTTTggcaaagttggggactaaatacgttataaagtgcaaaccaccaggaccatccgtgtacttttgaaaagctagggaccaaatccaaaactTTGGTAAACCACAaagaccatccgtgtactttactcaagAAATAAACTCTCAAAACCATAATCCTCATACTTGTAAAAACTTTATGATATAACTCATAAAAAGTTTAGTACGGTGACGTAATATATTAATATCCAGCAAAAAATAACCAAAAATGATAAGAATTTAAAGTTGAATTAAACTAAACCTCTTCTTGAGATGGTAAATCTTTAGAGGAAACTTTTTTAGGAGCACCATCAGGGACGCTCACACAATTCCTGAAACCCGCTTCTTCCATTGCAAGTTTGTCCATTTCACCCTCAACctgttataaaaaaaaacccttaatcACAAAGTAGAGAAGACAGACGAACACAGAATGACTAGGCGATGTAGACTTTAAGTGTGTTTCAAGATGAAAAATATTACAATGATGACATCACGTGCTCCATCTATATCATCGAGTCCGTATAATATTTTCTCAGTGTCACTTTCCTGCACGTTAGAAGTGAAACCATCGTAAGCTTTTGTCAAAGTACGTCTTTTATTATACGAAAATAGATGTGAGGAAAAGAGGACCTGCCAAAAGTGCTTTGCGAGATCGCGGTACTTGCAATTAATAAGTTCCCCCTTTCTTCTGTAAGTAAACGCAATAGCAATCTGCCAACACAATATTTAGTTATTCCAATAAGATTATAAATTTGCACCTTAGAAGTAGGGGTGAGCAAACTTTAGcccttaaccgaaattaaccgacaACCAAACCATCACCGAACGGAATTAACCGATATTAACCAACGGTTATGGATAACGCTATTTAATTAACCGATAAGTCGGTTATGGATATGGCTAAAGGTGTCCCATAACCGAACGTTAACCGAACCGAAATCAATTAAAACATGCTTTTAATATATATCTATATGTAAATTATACTTGTTCAAGAAATGAAACTATATATACATAGAAAAACATATACGAAAGCTTTTTATGTTATATAATTAGttttaaaatgtttaaaaaataattattgtATAAAACTTGACTCATTTTATGCATGtgtgtttttttgtcttttttttttcgtTATATAAAAACGATTATAACTGAGACAACAAAAGTCTATTATGTTCATTAAGTTTAAATTTTAGTTCAAACTTCAATCGGTTAATTAACCAcaattaaccgaaaccgaaccatAACCAAGTCTCATAACCAATTAACCGAACCGGGTTtcggttatggttatgattaAGGAAATTCCATAACCAAAGCTAGCGGTTACGGATATGCTTAAAGGTAAAAACCGAACCGACCAACCATTTGCACACCCCTACTTAGAAGGATGTGTTTTGTACCTTATTTTCATATCTTCTTTGCATGACAGAGTTTCTCAGTAACGTCTCTTTAGATATCATTCGTTCAGCAAAATATTCAAATAACTGAATCACATAAATATGATAACATCAAGCATGACCACAACAAAGATTCAGTGTACTTTCCGCAGTTCACCGTCAAACTAAGAGGGTGTTCGGATTTGCTTTGAAAACACAAATCCGAACACCCCCTGTGTATGATAAGTAAATAGGAGAGAGTTTTACATCGTGGCACAAAGGTTCTAACTTCAATTCACGCTCTGTGATTTCCTTAATTTTTTTCACTTTGGTGAGTTTATTCATACTGTTGTAAGTTGACTTAACACCTGCCGAACCCTGCAACGCCACTAGACCATTAAAGATCGCTCAAAGAAAACCAAAcagtaaaaaataaataaatgagtaaaatgccattttcgtccctgaggtttgacaaGTTTTGCGACGTTCGtgcaaaggtttgtttttccgcgtatggatccaaaaagtttgaaatctttCCATTTTCATcgggctcgttaactccatccattttctccgttaagttGGGTAATTTCGTCTTTTTACCTATATTATTTTTGCTTTTTTATTTAGTAAGAGTATTTCAAATGCTTATACATAAactgaaaaagactgaattgccctttaagttaacaaaaaagacggaaatacccctgacttaacgaataaaatggatggagttaacgaggcggatgaaaatggcaagatgtcaaaccttttggatccagatgcggaaaaacaaacctttggacgaaagttgcaaaattggccaaaccacaaggacaaaaatggcattttactctaaataaaAAGTAATAAATGTTAACCTGTGTCTTGCCTTTCCACCCACACTTAGCTCGAAAACAATTCCACGTAGCTGCATTACTGCAACATTTTAAGTAGTTAAAAAATGAGATGTCAGAAAACAATAAGTTAATAAAAAAGTAATGGCGAGAATATGAGACAACCTACCCATCATCGGAAATGAAGAGAGCAAGTTTCTTCTCCCCGGTGCTGCCACCATTGCACTAATTGGAGGAGTagaaagatttatttatatattCCAAATTTAAATATACAGAAATCAAAAAGAGCTAGACAAAGAACATCGTTATtagttacccccccccccccctttttatTTTACCCCAATTTTAAATACAATTAACACACGATTTCGACCTTAATGATACTATAAGGTAATTATTAAGAAGTTATATATGAATTTATGATAAATATCATCAAAAGCAGTAACTAGATAATAGGAAAAAAAATTGTGGTTTATTTTTTGTAGTGGATAATAAATAGATTTTCATATATTAATTCTAAATACAGCATATAATTTTATCTATGTTGGTTATCTTATGTTGGTTATTCAACAAAATCACAAAAACAGTTTTATAACAAACATCCAAACACCTCCTAAGTCAACAGAGTGTTTCGACTTCAACAACGACCACACTCTTATGCTACATGTGTTGTTAAAATTCCCAAATGACAATCTAgaaatttaaatatataaagtGATACCAACTTCGATATTATTAGTGTTACCGATTTAATGATTTTCAACGAAAATTCAAGTATCGGAGATGAAAGAAATAGTTGTGCACACCATGGGGCAGTGCAAGCCATATGTCTGGCCGGGCCGGCAAGATCCACAGTCTATTCCAATTTCCTTCAATTTCAGTCTAAGCAGCTTTAACTGAGCCGTATCATCTATTTTATCATCAGCCTTATCGCCTATTTTCTCGTCAGGCTTCTCCAAATATACTTCAGAGACTATAACAAAAGAAGAAACGACAATATCACTGTTAATTTAATGAACTAGTGGAACGCTGAATACAGAACCATTTTAAGTAGAGAATTGAGGAAACAGTTAAAAGCACTCCTCAAGTTGCAGCATATATGTGACAACACACAGTGCAGTTAAACAAGATACAGTCATCGTATAATCAATGATGCCATGTAAAGCATGTTTCTTGAAGTGTGATGTATCATAACCATGTATCGTACCTCACCAGTAAACATTCGGGGCGTTAAAACAACAGTTGAACCAAGACCAAATTGGACGTCTTGGCGTTAAAACATTCTAAAGATCCCATATCTCAAATGTAAAAATCACTATCCAGTCAAGGTTTAGGTCATTTCAAATCATTAAAGAAAGTAAAAGTTGTGAGTCAAATTCTTGGTTGGTTGGATCTGATTTGACTTCATTTACATATTCATATATCTCTTCAAGATCTGTGGATAATATTCTGTTGCTATTACTTATTTTGTTAGTTCCAAATTTTAAACATGGAAAACCGTCACTTTTGAAAGAACCAATTAACGGTCACAGGATAATTACATATTCCAAGAGTAAAGAAACCCAAAATGATAACAAACTTAGGTCCAGTTTTTTTTGCCGAATAAAAGAACATAAACAAACTAGCAAGGTTTaaaaaacggaaacgagtttcaAGGCGTTTTCtgttcgcctcacgaggcgtaagccttgAGGCGAACCGAGGCGGaattaaaaaacaaatataaaattatatatcttataaaaacaataatactaact contains the following coding sequences:
- the LOC110890575 gene encoding prefoldin subunit 6, producing MAAVRELQKDLEAKANDLSKIQKDISKNHQVRKKYTIQLGENELVLKELDLLNDDANVYKLIGPVLVKQDLAEANANVRKRIEYISAELKRLDSTLQDLEEKQNSKKEAMFKLQQRIQSLQAGKDKA
- the LOC110890574 gene encoding twinkle homolog protein, chloroplastic/mitochondrial, whose amino-acid sequence is MNSTHFIHFKSTTPTSFNHSNHKSNLYPSNYFISFGHPSNLFPKLPSLSFKSCDFSVSTRASIPRPVSEVYLEKPDEKIGDKADDKIDDTAQLKLLRLKLKEIGIDCGSCRPGQTYGLHCPMCNGGSTGEKKLALFISDDGNAATWNCFRAKCGWKGKTQGSAGVKSTYNSMNKLTKVKKIKEITERELKLEPLCHDLFEYFAERMISKETLLRNSVMQRRYENKIAIAFTYRRKGELINCKYRDLAKHFWQESDTEKILYGLDDIDGARDVIIVEGEMDKLAMEEAGFRNCVSVPDGAPKKVSSKDLPSQEEDIKYQYLWNCKEYLEKASRIILATDGDGPGQALAEELARRLGRERCWRVTWPRKNDNEHFKDANEVLMFMGPAVLRGVIESAELYPIKGLFSFKNYLSEIDAYYHQTLGTEIGVSTGWRAMDDLYNVVPGELTVVTGVPNSGKSEWIDALLCNLNQSNGWKFALCSMENKVREHARKLLEKRMKKPFFNVRYGQSVERMSEEELEVGKKWLSDTFHLIRCENDCLPSINWVLTLAKAAVLRHGVNGLVIDPYNELDHQRPPNQTETEYVSQMLTSIKRFAQHHSCHVWFVAHPKQLQQWTGKPPNLYDISGSAHFINKCDNGIVIHRNRDPEAGALDLVQICVRKVRNKVSGTIGDAFLQYNRVTGEYMDIN